One genomic segment of Vibrio quintilis includes these proteins:
- the tnpA gene encoding IS200/IS605 family transposase — protein sequence MGDEKSLAHTRWNCKYHIVFAPKYRRQVFYGEKRRAVGEILRKLCEWKNVNIVEAECCVDHVHMLLEIPPKMSVSGFMGYLKGKSSLMLYEQFGDLKFKYRNREFWCRGYYVDTVGKNTGKIQNYIQHQLEQDKLGEQLSIPYSGSPFTGRK from the coding sequence ATGGGGGACGAAAAAAGCTTAGCGCACACTCGATGGAATTGTAAATATCACATAGTATTCGCCCCGAAATATAGAAGGCAGGTGTTCTATGGTGAAAAACGCAGAGCAGTTGGTGAAATACTGCGAAAATTATGTGAATGGAAAAATGTGAACATTGTTGAGGCAGAATGCTGTGTAGATCATGTCCACATGCTTTTGGAAATACCACCAAAGATGAGCGTTTCAGGATTTATGGGGTATCTAAAAGGAAAAAGTAGCTTGATGTTATATGAGCAATTTGGAGATTTGAAGTTCAAATATCGTAATCGTGAATTTTGGTGTCGAGGTTATTATGTGGATACGGTAGGTAAAAATACCGGCAAGATCCAAAATTACATCCAACACCAGTTAGAACAGGATAAATTGGGAGAGCAGCTGTCGATCCCATATTCAGGTAGCCCGTTTACGGGCCGTAAGTAA
- a CDS encoding DNA ligase: MKMKILYLAVLTLSHPAYAILLQAPEPVMLAESYQENTSFPFAAYRMSEKLDGIRGIWDGSVLKSRTGQIIHAPDWFYPLLPPFPVEGELWAGRGNFHLVQQTVLDQTPNPEAWKKISFVLFDIPFGKGGYQSRYETIQKWLSGREPDAHLRLIEQYPVLSRKHLQAFMAQVVRQSGEGVMLKNWQSAYQSGRSHDLLKYKPYIDDEAQVLGYKKGQGKYLHQVGALYVRNHQGIRFYIGSGLSDEQRAAPPPVGSWITYRYDRLTDKGKPRFPRLLRERVN; encoded by the coding sequence ATGAAGATGAAAATATTATATCTGGCTGTACTGACACTGAGCCATCCGGCCTATGCCATACTGCTTCAGGCGCCAGAGCCGGTCATGCTGGCAGAATCCTATCAGGAGAACACATCGTTCCCTTTCGCGGCTTACCGGATGAGCGAAAAACTCGATGGTATCAGGGGCATCTGGGATGGCAGTGTGCTGAAATCAAGGACCGGACAAATCATTCATGCTCCGGACTGGTTTTATCCCTTATTACCGCCTTTTCCGGTCGAAGGAGAACTATGGGCTGGCCGGGGGAATTTTCATCTGGTTCAGCAAACTGTTTTAGATCAAACTCCCAATCCGGAGGCATGGAAGAAAATATCATTTGTCCTGTTTGATATTCCTTTTGGTAAAGGCGGGTATCAAAGTCGTTATGAAACCATCCAAAAGTGGTTATCAGGCCGGGAGCCGGACGCTCACCTGAGATTGATTGAGCAATATCCGGTGTTGTCCCGAAAGCACTTACAGGCTTTTATGGCGCAAGTTGTCAGACAATCCGGCGAAGGTGTCATGTTAAAGAACTGGCAGTCTGCCTATCAATCTGGAAGGAGCCACGATCTGCTCAAGTATAAACCTTATATTGATGATGAAGCGCAGGTGTTAGGATATAAAAAAGGGCAGGGTAAATACCTGCATCAGGTGGGAGCTTTATATGTCCGGAATCATCAGGGGATCCGGTTCTATATCGGCAGTGGATTGAGTGATGAGCAAAGGGCAGCGCCGCCGCCGGTTGGTTCATGGATTACTTACCGGTATGACCGGCTGACAGATAAAGGTAAGCCCAGATTTCCCCGTTTATTGCGCGAGCGGGTGAATTAA
- a CDS encoding MotA/TolQ/ExbB proton channel family protein, translating to METVATFIQHAFLPLNRFMAQGGPVLWWLGCFVCISWMLVIERLIYIFIDFPKQYQHWTTIWMARREHTSWYAHAIRDGWLGEAHQGLYHHLGLIKVIVAICPMLGLLGTVTGMISVFDVMATQGSSNPKLMASGISLATLPTMAGMVAALAGMFIHSRLLKKCRKLELKLEKSLRSRV from the coding sequence ATGGAAACAGTGGCAACATTTATACAACATGCCTTTTTACCGCTCAACCGTTTTATGGCTCAGGGCGGGCCGGTTTTATGGTGGCTGGGATGTTTTGTTTGTATCAGCTGGATGCTGGTGATTGAACGCTTAATCTATATTTTTATTGATTTTCCGAAACAGTATCAGCACTGGACTACGATCTGGATGGCAAGGCGTGAGCATACATCCTGGTATGCGCATGCGATTCGTGATGGCTGGCTGGGAGAGGCACATCAGGGACTTTATCATCATTTGGGTCTGATCAAAGTGATTGTGGCGATATGTCCGATGCTTGGACTACTCGGCACCGTGACGGGGATGATTTCAGTCTTTGATGTCATGGCGACTCAGGGAAGCAGTAACCCCAAACTGATGGCGTCAGGGATTTCACTGGCCACACTACCAACAATGGCCGGCATGGTTGCAGCGCTGGCCGGTATGTTTATTCATTCCCGGTTGTTGAAAAAATGCCGGAAACTAGAACTGAAACTGGAAAAATCTTTAAGGAGCCGGGTGTGA
- a CDS encoding lactate/malate family dehydrogenase: MKISVIGAGAVGVGVCNYILTLGSASELVLFDRNLTKAEAEVYDFQHTAALTFSKNTCIIPADSYQALADSSIVVITAGAQIKTGQNRLDLAEENSQIGVEIAKHVEKVAPDAILIVVTNPCDIVTHFIVANTGYDPSKVISTGCVIDTARLMTIIANRVNLDPKNIFGYVLGEHGSHCFTPKSLISIAGQPADYYCDINRLPKIDADDLLQCVKQAGFEIFNRKQNTTHGIAASVFRIIQAITINERSILPVGTLLRGEYDLSDVALSLPTIVGKNGAESILIHPFTGDELETLQLIAESMKQQVLDVKLKSGLLH, from the coding sequence ATGAAAATTAGTGTCATTGGAGCAGGTGCTGTTGGTGTCGGCGTCTGTAATTATATTTTAACGCTCGGTAGTGCCAGTGAACTGGTTCTGTTTGATCGGAATTTAACCAAAGCTGAGGCCGAAGTTTACGATTTTCAACATACAGCGGCACTCACTTTTTCAAAAAATACCTGCATTATTCCCGCTGACAGTTATCAGGCATTAGCTGATTCTTCAATTGTGGTGATTACTGCCGGCGCACAGATTAAAACAGGGCAGAACCGTCTTGATTTGGCAGAAGAAAACAGCCAGATCGGGGTAGAAATTGCCAAGCATGTGGAAAAGGTTGCGCCGGATGCAATTCTGATTGTTGTGACCAATCCCTGTGACATTGTCACACATTTCATTGTTGCCAATACAGGCTATGATCCGTCAAAGGTGATCAGCACGGGGTGTGTGATTGATACGGCCCGTCTGATGACGATTATCGCTAACCGGGTCAATCTTGATCCTAAAAACATCTTTGGTTACGTGTTGGGCGAACACGGCAGTCACTGCTTTACACCAAAAAGCCTGATTAGCATTGCCGGGCAGCCTGCTGATTATTACTGTGATATCAACCGGTTACCTAAAATTGATGCCGATGATTTACTTCAGTGTGTGAAACAGGCCGGGTTCGAGATTTTCAACCGTAAGCAAAATACAACCCATGGGATTGCTGCCAGTGTTTTCAGAATTATTCAGGCGATCACGATTAATGAGCGTTCTATCTTACCCGTCGGCACATTACTTCGTGGAGAATATGATTTATCGGATGTAGCGCTCAGTCTGCCGACGATTGTCGGTAAGAATGGCGCAGAGTCAATTTTAATTCATCCATTTACCGGTGATGAGCTGGAAACATTACAACTGATTGCTGAGTCAATGAAGCAGCAGGTACTTGATGTCAAACTCAAAAGTGGGCTATTGCATTAA
- a CDS encoding ExbD/TolR family protein encodes MRLGRRPEKQDEAQIDLTSMLDIVFIMLIFFIVTSSFVRESGVEVDRPQASHAVAQKQAGIFIAITAANDIYIDKKIVDIDSVRAALEKMLLDKPDASLVIQADRHAYNGTVIQVMDAAKGAGIKRIALAAEKS; translated from the coding sequence GTGAGACTAGGCAGACGTCCGGAAAAGCAGGATGAAGCGCAGATTGATCTGACTTCTATGCTGGACATAGTATTTATCATGTTAATTTTCTTTATCGTGACCAGTTCATTTGTCCGTGAATCGGGTGTGGAAGTTGACCGTCCTCAGGCTTCTCATGCCGTCGCGCAAAAACAGGCCGGGATTTTTATTGCTATTACAGCCGCGAATGATATTTATATTGATAAGAAAATTGTTGATATTGACAGTGTCAGGGCGGCACTGGAAAAAATGTTGCTGGATAAACCGGATGCCTCTTTAGTTATTCAGGCTGATCGCCATGCCTACAATGGGACTGTGATTCAGGTGATGGATGCAGCCAAAGGGGCCGGGATAAAACGGATTGCTTTAGCTGCGGAGAAATCCTGA
- a CDS encoding tetratricopeptide repeat protein has protein sequence MKLKLIICILLSCWLMPGLAAEVSQFAAGKIMLAQKQAEHDQLKKAIQTLRSLKVSKSYDKAYVARLLGVYYWQNHQPDPAIRHLSDAVTYDLFKPHEMWSLKRMLADLLTTQKRYKQALQYYQELVKSVPPETKSSELKLSELWLTIAQLHYQSENWRNVLQALKHYHTFGLPDAVSPLSVQLGAQVQLKQYTSAIKTVKRLLALEPEKKNWWLQLTGLELKLKHFKSALSTLELAQLQGIHLSAANQRLLAQLYGQCGIPERAARILERLYQDSHAPKYQVRIAYYWQQAKEWDKAMLKWQQAAKSQTKYYWQLAQLQMQQGLYQQALQSLDAYSQEKRAQEKRTARVALLRAQVLYKLDRLEPALIQAKKADRIQPSGEAKSWIKYLSQLHDYHQQNQSI, from the coding sequence ATGAAGTTAAAACTGATTATCTGCATTTTACTGAGTTGCTGGTTGATGCCCGGGCTGGCTGCGGAAGTCAGCCAGTTTGCTGCCGGAAAAATCATGCTTGCGCAAAAGCAGGCTGAACATGATCAGCTGAAAAAAGCGATACAAACATTGCGGTCGCTGAAAGTATCTAAATCTTATGATAAAGCGTATGTTGCCCGCTTACTTGGGGTCTATTACTGGCAGAATCATCAACCGGATCCTGCAATACGGCATTTGAGTGACGCCGTCACTTATGACTTATTCAAACCACATGAAATGTGGTCATTGAAACGAATGCTTGCCGATCTGTTAACCACTCAAAAACGTTACAAACAAGCTTTGCAGTATTATCAGGAGCTTGTGAAGTCCGTCCCGCCGGAAACGAAATCGTCAGAACTAAAGCTGTCTGAATTATGGCTGACCATTGCCCAGCTTCATTATCAGTCAGAAAACTGGCGCAATGTTTTGCAAGCGTTGAAACATTACCATACTTTTGGTCTGCCTGATGCTGTATCTCCTTTATCTGTTCAGCTTGGCGCTCAGGTACAGCTCAAGCAATATACTTCAGCGATAAAAACGGTAAAACGTTTACTGGCGCTGGAACCAGAGAAAAAAAACTGGTGGTTACAGCTGACCGGTCTGGAATTGAAACTCAAGCATTTTAAATCTGCATTATCAACACTTGAACTGGCTCAGTTACAGGGGATTCACTTATCAGCAGCAAATCAGAGATTATTAGCTCAGCTTTATGGCCAGTGCGGTATTCCGGAGCGGGCAGCAAGAATTCTGGAGCGTTTATATCAAGACTCTCATGCACCAAAGTATCAGGTCCGGATTGCTTACTACTGGCAACAGGCGAAAGAGTGGGATAAAGCCATGCTGAAGTGGCAGCAGGCTGCGAAATCACAGACTAAATATTACTGGCAGCTTGCTCAGCTTCAGATGCAGCAGGGGTTGTATCAGCAAGCGCTTCAATCACTTGATGCTTATTCGCAGGAGAAAAGAGCGCAGGAGAAAAGAACAGCCCGGGTTGCTTTATTAAGGGCTCAGGTTTTATATAAGTTAGATCGTCTTGAGCCGGCACTGATACAGGCGAAAAAAGCTGATCGGATTCAGCCTTCCGGTGAAGCAAAAAGCTGGATTAAATACTTAAGTCAGCTTCATGATTATCATCAGCAAAATCAGAGTATCTGA
- a CDS encoding DUF3080 family protein: MRSGRFLLLLWLLIPGILTGCWNSPPESEQMFRTYTQRISHVFDLPEPPPPDIQPVILPERRQFLTQFPPINIGLLESYQLRDCGLFRLISERNSILGKVQDQFHRLEYELKLLHQISICLKESSLPEPLKQKLKQIRQQKQARLPYYWLSLLYTSNAMRGQLGEAGWYQPEVSVPGVKPALTVLKRVYDYISVSVSVRADNSAGPDKNEVAPQPGQMLLTRIQEPLEKQRILGRLLFTMNNVTLQLNQITTFLTQHSNRIRCGKNRDNSKARYLKNVFHKYYIGEIQPYLADTDAAYLSLQHLLVFFQPVMSEQSYIYPIQTAHKAFRDSILKHIHYWQSFSERCNMSLQ, from the coding sequence ATGAGATCTGGCAGGTTTTTACTTTTACTTTGGTTACTTATCCCGGGAATTCTGACAGGATGCTGGAATTCCCCGCCAGAATCAGAACAGATGTTCAGGACTTATACCCAACGTATCAGTCATGTCTTCGATTTGCCTGAGCCACCACCACCGGATATTCAGCCGGTTATTTTACCTGAAAGACGACAGTTTCTGACTCAATTTCCACCCATTAATATTGGTTTACTTGAAAGCTATCAACTTCGTGACTGCGGGTTGTTCCGGCTGATTTCTGAAAGAAACTCCATTCTGGGCAAGGTCCAGGATCAGTTTCACCGCCTCGAATATGAACTCAAACTGCTTCACCAAATCAGTATTTGCCTGAAAGAGTCATCTTTACCGGAGCCGCTCAAACAAAAGCTGAAACAGATCCGGCAGCAAAAACAAGCCAGACTTCCTTATTACTGGCTCAGCTTACTGTATACAAGCAATGCAATGCGTGGCCAGCTGGGTGAAGCTGGCTGGTATCAGCCAGAGGTATCAGTGCCTGGCGTCAAACCCGCACTGACCGTGCTTAAGCGCGTTTATGACTATATCAGTGTCAGTGTCAGTGTCAGGGCGGATAATTCTGCCGGACCGGATAAAAATGAAGTTGCTCCACAACCTGGTCAGATGTTATTGACCCGGATTCAGGAACCGCTGGAAAAACAAAGAATTTTAGGACGCCTCCTGTTCACGATGAATAACGTCACCTTACAACTCAATCAGATCACTACTTTTTTAACACAACACTCAAACCGGATACGCTGCGGAAAAAACCGGGATAATAGCAAAGCCCGCTATTTAAAAAATGTATTTCATAAATATTATATTGGAGAAATACAACCTTACCTGGCAGACACAGATGCGGCTTATCTGTCACTTCAGCATCTGTTGGTTTTTTTTCAGCCGGTCATGTCTGAACAGTCTTATATTTATCCCATCCAAACAGCACATAAAGCGTTTCGGGACTCAATCTTAAAACATATCCACTACTGGCAATCATTTTCAGAACGTTGCAACATGTCGCTTCAGTGA
- a CDS encoding DUF3450 domain-containing protein encodes MNRRKYSVSLKYSVVCLAAVTAVSVSAASQFDKAKSVQTQTNRASAKSQQVIDKSASASISLKTEIEQLNEEIRNLTVYRDHLDALVQNQNEEARNLNSQISGIKQTRQGIVPLMYQMIDGLSETIAGDKPLRISQRHQRVSELKKLMTRADISEAEKYRRILDAYQIELDYGNKIATYQDEISLSGQASVAADILYLGRLALLARSPDHQRFWSWDIQSGQWIEGDLSYLTDINQAYSLANHQTAPGLLTVPVSLVTPEAL; translated from the coding sequence ATGAATCGTCGTAAATATAGTGTGAGTCTTAAATATAGTGTGGTATGTCTGGCTGCGGTGACAGCTGTTTCTGTGTCAGCCGCCAGTCAGTTTGACAAGGCAAAGTCAGTTCAGACACAAACGAACCGGGCTTCAGCAAAAAGTCAGCAGGTGATCGATAAAAGTGCCTCGGCTTCAATCTCATTAAAAACTGAGATTGAACAGCTGAATGAAGAGATCCGGAACCTGACCGTTTACCGTGATCACCTGGATGCACTGGTTCAAAACCAGAATGAAGAAGCCCGCAACCTCAACAGCCAAATCTCCGGAATCAAGCAAACCCGTCAGGGAATTGTGCCCCTGATGTATCAGATGATTGATGGGCTGAGTGAGACGATTGCCGGGGATAAACCGCTGCGGATAAGTCAGCGCCATCAACGGGTTTCTGAACTGAAAAAACTGATGACCAGAGCCGACATCAGTGAAGCAGAGAAGTACCGGAGAATTCTGGATGCTTATCAGATAGAGCTCGATTACGGCAATAAAATTGCGACTTATCAGGATGAAATATCTTTATCCGGTCAAGCGTCAGTGGCAGCTGACATTTTGTATCTCGGGCGTCTGGCACTCCTTGCGCGAAGCCCTGATCATCAACGATTCTGGTCATGGGATATTCAGTCTGGCCAGTGGATTGAAGGCGATCTGTCTTATTTAACAGATATCAATCAGGCATATAGTCTGGCAAATCATCAGACAGCCCCGGGTTTGTTAACTGTTCCTGTTTCATTAGTGACTCCGGAGGCGTTGTAA
- a CDS encoding MotA/TolQ/ExbB proton channel family protein encodes MLSYRHLYRSIALFILSQVSLAGLVSYSYATDQLVNKAVQQQKQESRHNDQREAGFKQTEKSLKATRNTLANEKIKLQQQIDSLSAQFSDNESQLSHLEEKLRLETGSLGEVFGVVRQNAKNLQSYINRSITQADRHQYSPAVEAIVAAKTLPSLPQLHGLWQSFAEQIRASEEISRIRVPFIDHSGEKHQVEAVRLGAFGLVTSQGYVAWEPHKQVVMSYLKQPEDGPVLGQISGLLSGQTQVVRIDPSKGALLAQLANVPDLMDRVKSGGVVGYIILTILAIGLLIALVRGTILLVIRQKIKAQLRHPETPGNNPLGRILGVYDQEKHRNVEALELRLLEAVMDEQVHLEKGLSMLKLLAALAPMLGLLGTVTGMIETFQVITQFGNGDPKVMAGGISMALVTTVLGLISAMPMLLAHNILSSQAESIRMILEKQGIAIVATQAEKDIVAETRAQVA; translated from the coding sequence ATGTTGAGTTATCGTCATTTATATCGCTCCATTGCTTTGTTTATCCTGAGCCAGGTTTCTTTGGCAGGCCTGGTTTCCTATAGCTACGCAACCGATCAGCTGGTGAATAAAGCGGTTCAGCAACAGAAGCAGGAAAGCCGGCATAACGATCAGCGGGAAGCGGGCTTTAAACAGACAGAGAAATCACTGAAGGCGACAAGAAATACGCTGGCAAATGAAAAGATAAAATTACAGCAACAGATCGATTCTTTGTCCGCACAATTTAGTGACAATGAGTCACAACTTTCACATCTCGAAGAGAAATTAAGGCTGGAGACCGGTTCACTTGGTGAGGTTTTTGGCGTTGTCAGACAAAATGCGAAAAACCTTCAGTCTTATATAAACCGGTCAATTACTCAGGCAGACCGGCACCAGTACTCTCCGGCAGTGGAAGCGATTGTCGCGGCGAAAACCCTGCCTTCATTACCGCAGTTACATGGTTTGTGGCAAAGTTTCGCTGAGCAAATCAGAGCTTCGGAAGAAATATCCCGGATCAGGGTTCCTTTCATTGATCATTCCGGTGAAAAGCATCAGGTTGAAGCTGTCAGGCTCGGTGCGTTTGGCTTGGTGACATCGCAGGGATATGTTGCATGGGAACCACATAAACAGGTCGTAATGTCATACCTGAAACAACCTGAAGATGGCCCGGTACTCGGGCAGATTTCCGGCTTACTTTCCGGGCAGACACAAGTTGTGCGGATTGACCCGTCGAAAGGTGCTTTACTGGCTCAGCTGGCGAATGTGCCGGATCTGATGGACCGGGTGAAATCCGGTGGCGTTGTTGGCTATATTATCTTGACAATTCTGGCGATCGGGTTGCTGATTGCGCTCGTCCGCGGCACGATTTTGCTGGTTATCCGCCAGAAAATAAAAGCTCAGCTCCGGCATCCTGAAACCCCGGGTAATAACCCGCTGGGACGTATTTTAGGTGTATATGATCAGGAAAAACACCGCAATGTCGAAGCGTTGGAATTGCGTTTACTTGAGGCGGTCATGGATGAACAGGTCCACCTGGAAAAAGGACTGTCCATGTTAAAACTTTTGGCGGCACTGGCACCGATGCTGGGATTACTTGGTACTGTGACCGGGATGATCGAAACATTTCAGGTGATTACCCAGTTTGGCAATGGTGACCCGAAAGTAATGGCCGGCGGGATTTCCATGGCGCTGGTCACGACCGTTCTCGGGCTGATTTCAGCAATGCCAATGCTGTTGGCACATAATATTTTGTCATCTCAGGCTGAAAGTATTCGCATGATCCTTGAGAAACAAGGCATTGCGATTGTTGCAACGCAGGCAGAAAAAGACATCGTGGCTGAAACCCGGGCACAGGTTGCCTGA
- a CDS encoding MATE family efflux transporter — protein sequence MYKYKTESQKLIKLALPVLIASVAQTSMGFVDTVMAGGYSATDMAAVAVASSIWFPTILFGIGILMVLVPVIAQFNGAGKQDKIANEVQQGIYIAFALLIPVAAILSQTKFILSLMDVDAALAEKTTHYMYMMLIGAPAFLLFQALKSLTDGISMTKPAMYIGFLGLLLNIPLNWIFVYGKFGAPALGGVGCGVATAVVYWFMLILMFTYIKTSRRLDNYAVFHTFYRPDKAEMLNIFKLGFPVSAAMFFEVTLFAVVALLVAPLGTIIVAAHQITMNFSSMLFMLPMSIGAAVSIRVGHSLGEDNHEQSVIASKVGLYIGLACAVVTAVLTVLLREQITHMYTENQEVIAISVQLLLLSAIYQFADTIQVVSAGALRGYKDMKVMFYCTFVAYWMLGLPSGYILAKTNWVIAPLGVEGFWIGFIIGLSAAALMLGLRLRWIFGHKQAVSPNLTEACS from the coding sequence GTGTATAAGTATAAAACTGAATCACAAAAGCTGATTAAGCTTGCTCTTCCGGTCTTAATCGCTTCTGTTGCTCAAACCAGCATGGGATTTGTGGATACAGTCATGGCCGGTGGCTATAGTGCAACCGATATGGCTGCCGTTGCTGTTGCATCAAGCATCTGGTTTCCGACTATTTTATTTGGCATTGGTATTCTGATGGTGCTGGTTCCTGTCATTGCACAGTTCAATGGCGCAGGCAAACAGGACAAAATAGCAAATGAGGTTCAACAGGGGATTTACATTGCTTTTGCACTGCTGATTCCTGTTGCTGCGATTTTGTCTCAGACGAAGTTTATTCTTTCCCTGATGGATGTCGACGCAGCTCTGGCAGAAAAAACGACGCATTACATGTACATGATGTTAATTGGTGCGCCTGCCTTTCTGCTGTTTCAGGCTTTAAAAAGCCTGACGGACGGCATCTCCATGACTAAACCAGCTATGTACATTGGTTTTCTCGGTTTGTTGCTGAACATCCCGCTCAACTGGATTTTTGTGTATGGTAAATTTGGTGCTCCTGCACTGGGAGGCGTCGGATGTGGTGTGGCAACGGCGGTTGTTTACTGGTTCATGCTGATACTGATGTTTACTTATATTAAAACATCACGCCGCCTGGATAACTATGCGGTATTTCATACGTTTTACAGACCAGATAAAGCTGAAATGCTCAATATTTTCAAGCTGGGTTTCCCTGTTTCCGCGGCGATGTTTTTTGAAGTGACCCTTTTTGCCGTTGTTGCACTTTTGGTTGCACCTTTGGGAACCATTATCGTTGCCGCACACCAGATCACCATGAACTTCTCATCAATGCTGTTTATGCTGCCAATGAGTATCGGTGCAGCGGTTTCCATCCGGGTCGGACACTCTTTGGGGGAAGACAATCATGAGCAGTCAGTAATTGCCTCTAAAGTAGGTTTATACATTGGACTTGCTTGTGCTGTAGTCACCGCAGTTCTGACAGTACTGCTCCGTGAACAAATTACTCACATGTATACAGAAAATCAGGAAGTAATCGCCATTTCTGTCCAGTTGTTGCTTCTTTCTGCAATCTATCAGTTTGCGGATACGATACAAGTGGTTTCCGCCGGCGCGCTCAGAGGTTATAAAGATATGAAAGTCATGTTCTATTGTACTTTTGTGGCTTACTGGATGCTGGGCCTGCCTTCCGGCTACATCTTAGCCAAGACGAACTGGGTGATTGCACCTCTTGGTGTTGAAGGGTTCTGGATTGGGTTTATCATTGGTTTATCCGCAGCTGCACTAATGCTTGGATTGCGGTTAAGATGGATTTTCGGGCACAAACAGGCCGTGTCTCCCAATCTGACTGAAGCCTGCTCCTGA
- a CDS encoding energy transducer TonB has protein sequence MVRWIAAIPLALFVSLTLFSFMAWMVDNGVHRAAEQQPALRFNMFMTEKQETLQRRQRAVPEQPELPKVPKMAPSATLQTPQPVTQVSAALDLPASGVDTSIHGIRISGLTLSSGIGNTGSQQAIALYQVKPQYPARALRRNIEGTVTLQFDIDESGKAKNIRVINSQPGRIFDRSARRAISRWKFKPRVVNGKTVRQQGMTQTIKFEIEK, from the coding sequence ATGGTACGCTGGATAGCTGCAATCCCGCTGGCTCTGTTTGTCTCATTAACTCTGTTCAGTTTTATGGCGTGGATGGTCGACAATGGCGTTCACCGGGCAGCTGAACAGCAGCCCGCCTTACGCTTTAATATGTTTATGACTGAAAAACAGGAAACATTGCAGAGAAGACAGCGGGCCGTGCCTGAACAACCTGAACTACCGAAGGTGCCAAAGATGGCTCCCTCGGCGACATTGCAGACACCTCAGCCGGTCACTCAGGTGTCTGCCGCATTGGATCTGCCGGCTTCCGGTGTTGATACCAGCATCCACGGTATCCGGATTAGCGGACTGACATTATCCTCTGGCATCGGGAATACCGGTTCTCAGCAGGCAATCGCTCTGTATCAGGTGAAGCCGCAATATCCGGCCCGGGCTCTGAGACGAAATATTGAAGGGACAGTCACATTGCAGTTTGATATTGATGAGTCAGGAAAAGCCAAAAATATCCGGGTGATCAATAGTCAGCCGGGGCGAATTTTTGATCGCTCAGCCCGCAGAGCAATCAGCCGGTGGAAATTTAAGCCAAGAGTGGTCAATGGTAAAACCGTGAGGCAGCAGGGAATGACGCAAACCATCAAGTTTGAGATAGAAAAATGA